Within Gemmatimonadota bacterium, the genomic segment CGGAACGGGACGGGAGGGGCCGGCCGGGTCGGGTGGTGCGCCGTGGCGCCGTGTCCTAGTAGTATTCGCAGTATTCCCGATCGGGTTCGGGATGGTTCCGGGGAGGATGGGGATGCTAGCTCGGCTTGGAATGATCGGACTTCTCACGGTCGGCGCGGCCACCAGCCTGGCGGCGCAGCGGCCGAATGCGGTGGCCGGCCGGTTCGAGGTGCCGGGCATGGATTGGGCTCCGACCTCGGCTTGGCGGGCCCGAGCGGCGCAGGTTCGGGCTAATCGGTGGGCTGCGATCGAGCGGGGCGACTTCCGGTCGCTCAACAGCAGCGGCCGGTTGCTTGCCCTCGGCGCGCCGGGCGGCGGCGCCAGCAGTTTTGCGGTGACCGGCACGTTCTTCGTTCCGGTGCTGGCCATTGCCTACAACAACATCGACGTGGCCTATCCGGTGCCGAACTTCCAGCAGGTCCTGTTCGGCGCCACCCCGCCAGACCAACGCCCCTTCACGCTGAAGTCGTACTACGAGCAAGTCTCGAATGGCCGGATCGGAATGGACGGCCGGGTGTTCGACGGCGTTCGGGTGGACTCGAGCAACACCTACTACGAGAACGGCTGCAACGGCATCGGCGTCCGGACTACCTGCTCCGATGGCGGCCAGCGACTCGGGAACATGCTGATTGCCGTGCTGGACTCGGTGTCAAACCGAGCTGGTGGTGACACCGTGTGGAATCAGTTTGACAACGACGGCCCCGACGGCGTTCCGAACTCCGGTGACGATGACGGCGATGTTGACTTCGTCACCTTCCTGCAACCGACGGTCGATGGGGCCTGTTCGACCCCAGGGGTGTGGGCCCATCGGTTTGTGATCGCGGGATGGAACGGCGGGTCCAAATACGTGACCAAGACCCCACGGCGGAATGGTGCCGGCCAACCGATCGCGGGGCAATTCGTCCGGGTCAACAACTATACGATCCAGAGCCAAGTGGGCGGGGCCTCGGGGTGCGGTGCGGGCTTCATCATGCCGATCGGCACCGTGGCCCATGAGACCGGGCATGCGTTCGGCTTGCCGGACCTCTACGACACTGACGTCAGCGGTAGCGGAACGGAGGGCATCGGCGAATGGGGCATCATGGGCAGTGGGAACTACTCCAGAGCGTACAGCCCGACCGGTTACGATGCTTGGTCGCTCAATGAGTTAGGCTGGGTTACGGTCGACACGCTCAATGCCAGCCGAACGGTGAAGACCGGTCCGCGGCAGGCGTCCGATACCATCTTCTTGGCGCGACTCGAGGCCAACAACGAGCTGCTGCTGATCGAGAACCGGCAAGCGGTCGAGTCGGACACGGCGGCGCTCAACCCCGGCGGAAATACGGCGGCGAACTGTCGCTCCAATTGTCTGAAAGGTCCGGGCCTGCTGCTCTGGCATATCGACCTGGGTCGAATCGCGTCGGGGCGCCCCTCCAACCGGATCAA encodes:
- a CDS encoding M6 family metalloprotease domain-containing protein, which encodes MVPGRMGMLARLGMIGLLTVGAATSLAAQRPNAVAGRFEVPGMDWAPTSAWRARAAQVRANRWAAIERGDFRSLNSSGRLLALGAPGGGASSFAVTGTFFVPVLAIAYNNIDVAYPVPNFQQVLFGATPPDQRPFTLKSYYEQVSNGRIGMDGRVFDGVRVDSSNTYYENGCNGIGVRTTCSDGGQRLGNMLIAVLDSVSNRAGGDTVWNQFDNDGPDGVPNSGDDDGDVDFVTFLQPTVDGACSTPGVWAHRFVIAGWNGGSKYVTKTPRRNGAGQPIAGQFVRVNNYTIQSQVGGASGCGAGFIMPIGTVAHETGHAFGLPDLYDTDVSGSGTEGIGEWGIMGSGNYSRAYSPTGYDAWSLNELGWVTVDTLNASRTVKTGPRQASDTIFLARLEANNELLLIENRQAVESDTAALNPGGNTAANCRSNCLKGPGLLLWHIDLGRIASGRPSNRINTGSIQGVALKQADGLNNLRSSGSTRNRGDIGDPYPGSTGNTTWSLTTTPASRSNFGEYAGFIVDRIEALPSQVIRFRFLRRNPSVVRSTLPGASVRVNDQLWGRFEDVIAQGEALRLDADSVQEVFTGRTRGRFLAWSIGGPRRQVVISGVKPDTISATFAADHRLQVVRTGVGQGTVTANQTGDLTAGFFLTEGTPAVLTALPAAGSLFVGWRGDTTIAIPTITVSMGRPYDLEATFIVELDVPVADATTEILGTARLTSDQKEFLDQLGNRNGVYDIGDLLSLLRRKGQVPSPELLRAIATKGA